The proteins below are encoded in one region of Myxococcales bacterium:
- the tatA gene encoding twin-arginine translocase TatA/TatE family subunit — MWWSTLKEKRNVPHFGTGEILLILLILVLVFGASRLPQIGEGFGKAIKNFKRGLSSEDDIKVSSSDKQISSQSSARTVPEQEKADEAELVDGPRNQS; from the coding sequence ATGTGGTGGTCTACTCTTAAGGAGAAGCGCAACGTGCCTCATTTTGGAACCGGTGAAATATTACTGATCTTGCTAATTCTCGTCTTGGTGTTTGGCGCATCGAGATTGCCTCAAATCGGCGAAGGCTTTGGCAAAGCTATAAAAAACTTCAAACGTGGACTCAGCAGTGAGGATGATATTAAAGTGTCGTCTTCGGACAAGCAGATTTCGTCGCAATCGAGTGCGCGCACTGTCCCTGAGCAAGAAAAAGCGGACGAAGCCGAGCTGGTGGACGGTCCGCGAAATCAAAGCTAG
- a CDS encoding sulfotransferase → MMRLIVQEKLIFVISPPRSGSTLLQRMLGSHTEIATSPEPHLITPMAYLGYYNIVDKAPYDHINSAEAIRLFVKDLPRGEEDYLDALRSYAETLYGRKLATTGKSRFMDKTPAYGLVLPFLQKLFPKAKYVVLTRHPLAIMSSYANSFFEGDWKRAQQFNPIINRYLPAMAKFIRESETPLIHVRYEDMVSAPEAELGKIFSFLGLENQKQAANYGEHFQATSGPGDPITVGRHTRPITTSIDKWASELSQDAAKLELAHTIIDALDPKDLQTWGNPKDSIFAALDSAHAQKSSLSIRPKFFNKHTMQRRIFLKLRQQIQRKPLNKTVRKIRYYCDVLLRE, encoded by the coding sequence ATGATGCGCCTCATTGTGCAAGAAAAGCTTATTTTTGTGATTTCGCCGCCCCGGAGCGGCTCCACCCTACTTCAGCGGATGTTGGGCTCACACACCGAGATAGCCACCTCACCTGAGCCTCACCTGATCACGCCCATGGCCTATCTCGGCTACTACAACATCGTCGATAAAGCGCCTTACGATCACATCAACTCAGCTGAAGCCATTCGCTTGTTTGTCAAAGACCTGCCGCGCGGCGAAGAAGACTATCTTGATGCACTCCGCTCTTATGCTGAAACGCTTTATGGACGCAAACTCGCGACCACAGGCAAAAGCCGGTTCATGGACAAAACGCCAGCCTACGGGCTTGTGCTTCCCTTTCTTCAAAAGCTTTTTCCAAAAGCCAAGTACGTTGTGCTCACCCGGCATCCCTTGGCCATTATGAGCTCTTACGCCAATAGTTTTTTTGAGGGAGACTGGAAGCGCGCCCAGCAGTTTAATCCCATCATCAACCGCTACCTGCCGGCCATGGCCAAGTTTATTCGCGAGAGCGAAACGCCGCTTATTCATGTGCGCTATGAAGACATGGTTTCCGCCCCTGAAGCAGAACTTGGGAAAATCTTCAGCTTCCTTGGACTTGAAAACCAAAAGCAAGCCGCCAACTACGGCGAGCACTTTCAAGCCACCTCGGGTCCCGGTGATCCGATTACCGTTGGAAGGCACACTCGGCCCATCACAACATCTATCGACAAATGGGCTAGCGAGCTTAGCCAAGATGCTGCAAAACTCGAATTGGCTCACACCATCATCGATGCGCTTGATCCCAAGGATTTGCAGACCTGGGGCAACCCCAAAGACAGCATCTTCGCCGCACTCGATAGCGCGCATGCGCAGAAAAGCAGCCTGTCCATTCGCCCCAAGTTCTTCAACAAACACACCATGCAGCGCCGCATCTTCCTCAAACTCCGCCAGCAGATTCAGCGTAAACCCCTAAACAAAACCGTCCGCAAAATCCGCTACTACTGCGACGTCCTCTTGCGCGAATAA
- a CDS encoding sigma-70 family RNA polymerase sigma factor, with translation MSKNINNNRNKFEAEIDPYLEPLYGMALRFTKNAADAEDLLQDVMLKAYRAYDRFDGERHVKAWLFRILTNTYINQYRRKKRERMLSEDGSSIMGAGLISGATLEWLSSPFDAASRPIINQEIRFAVDQLPEEQRLVLLLADMEGLSYRQIADAVDAPLGTIMSRLHRARASIQQHLVVQAEEMGLVKQAKTATDSSAENCFPMAAYRKRKEEAS, from the coding sequence ATGTCGAAAAACATCAATAATAACAGGAATAAGTTTGAGGCCGAGATAGACCCGTATCTTGAGCCCTTGTACGGAATGGCGCTGCGTTTCACGAAAAATGCTGCTGATGCCGAGGATTTGCTCCAAGACGTGATGCTCAAGGCCTATCGAGCCTATGACCGATTTGATGGTGAACGGCACGTTAAGGCCTGGCTTTTTCGCATCCTGACTAACACTTACATCAATCAATACCGCCGAAAGAAGCGTGAACGGATGCTAAGCGAGGATGGTAGTTCAATCATGGGCGCTGGTTTGATAAGCGGCGCAACCTTGGAATGGCTGTCTTCGCCTTTTGATGCCGCAAGTCGGCCGATCATCAATCAAGAAATTCGCTTCGCGGTGGATCAACTTCCTGAGGAACAGCGACTTGTTTTGCTGCTTGCGGATATGGAAGGTCTTTCCTACCGGCAGATTGCCGATGCCGTTGATGCGCCCTTAGGAACCATCATGTCACGGCTGCATCGGGCTCGCGCTTCGATTCAGCAGCACTTGGTTGTGCAGGCCGAGGAAATGGGTCTCGTTAAGCAAGCAAAGACTGCTACCGATTCGAGTGCTGAGAACTGTTTCCCAATGGCTGCTTATCGAAAACGAAAAGAGGAGGCGTCATGA
- the acnA gene encoding aconitate hydratase AcnA: protein MRVLLENLLRFEDGVTVSKEDIEAVAKWDPKAEPDQEIAYRPSRVLLQDFTGVPAVVDLAAMREAYVALGGKAEKITPLQPADLVIDHSVQVDFFGTPAAFEKNVQKEVERNIERYQFLKWGQQAFESLRVVPPGTGIVHQVNLEYLAPVVFVQKKDGQAEAYPDSLVGTDSHTTMINGLGVLGWGVGGIEAEAAMLGQPVSMLVPQVVGFRLKGKAKEGVTATDVVLTVTQMLRSKGVVGKFVEFFGPGLDGMPLPDRATIANMAPEYGATMGFFPVDQETLTYLRLTGRKEEDVAFVEAYTKAQHLFRDSSAPEPEFTDTLELDLSTVEACISGPKRPQDRIALSQAKTAWQNARANLSGKAEVSSAEISLDGQKTTLHDGSVAIAAITSCTNTSNPAVLVAAGLLAKKAIERGLKSKAYVKTSLAPGSQVVTDYLNASGLMKPLEQLGFNLVGYGCTTCIGNSGPVDDAIAAVANDVVLCSVLSGNRNFEGRINPSVRANYLASPPLVVAYAIAGNMDFDFQKDALGKDSSGNDVFLKDIWPSNKEVADTVGRTLKGEMFERRYAHVLKGDTAWQAIQSSTGAMFEWQSDSTYIRKPPFFEDMEKGQAFTAPGPIKGARLLALLGDSVTTDHISPAGSIAADSPAARYLEEHGVARKDFNSYGSRRGNHEVMMRGTFANIRLRNQLAPGTEGGVTRFVPSGEQMSIFDAAMQYQAKNIPLLIIAGKEYGTGSSRDWAAKGTMLLGVKAVIAESYERIHRSNLIGMGVLPLEFVEKQNAASLGLTGEEEYSIEGIAAEIKPAQRLTVQAGDKKFDVRVRIDTPQEAEYYKSGGILRHVLRQL from the coding sequence ATCCGGGTTCTTTTGGAAAACCTACTGCGCTTTGAAGATGGCGTTACGGTGAGCAAAGAGGACATCGAGGCCGTGGCTAAATGGGATCCAAAAGCGGAACCGGATCAAGAAATCGCTTACCGGCCGTCGCGTGTGTTGCTTCAAGATTTTACCGGGGTTCCGGCCGTCGTGGATTTAGCGGCGATGCGCGAGGCGTATGTGGCGTTGGGGGGCAAGGCTGAAAAGATCACGCCTTTGCAGCCCGCGGATCTCGTGATCGATCACAGTGTTCAGGTTGACTTTTTTGGCACGCCCGCTGCTTTTGAAAAAAACGTGCAAAAAGAGGTCGAGCGTAACATTGAGCGTTATCAGTTTTTGAAGTGGGGCCAGCAAGCTTTTGAAAGTTTACGGGTCGTGCCTCCTGGGACCGGAATTGTGCATCAGGTGAACCTTGAGTACTTGGCACCGGTGGTTTTTGTCCAGAAAAAAGATGGACAAGCGGAAGCTTATCCAGACTCTCTTGTGGGCACCGATTCGCATACCACGATGATCAACGGACTTGGTGTGCTGGGTTGGGGCGTTGGAGGCATTGAAGCTGAAGCTGCAATGTTGGGGCAGCCTGTCTCGATGCTGGTTCCGCAAGTCGTTGGCTTTCGTTTGAAGGGCAAGGCCAAAGAAGGCGTAACCGCTACCGATGTGGTGTTGACGGTAACGCAAATGCTTCGATCTAAAGGCGTGGTTGGCAAATTCGTCGAGTTTTTTGGACCCGGCCTCGATGGAATGCCGCTGCCGGATCGCGCGACCATCGCCAACATGGCTCCAGAGTACGGTGCGACTATGGGTTTTTTCCCAGTCGATCAAGAAACCTTAACCTACCTGCGATTGACCGGACGCAAGGAAGAAGACGTGGCCTTTGTTGAAGCCTACACCAAGGCGCAACATTTATTTCGTGACTCCTCGGCACCGGAGCCCGAGTTTACAGATACGCTTGAACTTGATTTATCGACGGTTGAAGCATGCATCTCTGGTCCGAAACGTCCCCAAGATCGCATTGCTCTCAGTCAGGCAAAAACAGCTTGGCAAAACGCTCGCGCAAACCTTTCGGGAAAAGCTGAGGTCAGTAGCGCTGAAATCAGCCTTGATGGTCAAAAGACCACGCTACACGATGGCAGCGTAGCCATTGCGGCGATCACAAGTTGTACAAACACCTCCAATCCAGCCGTGTTGGTTGCTGCAGGTCTACTCGCCAAAAAGGCAATCGAGCGAGGCTTAAAGAGCAAAGCTTATGTCAAAACCAGCTTAGCGCCTGGCTCGCAAGTGGTTACCGACTACCTTAATGCCTCGGGGCTCATGAAGCCACTTGAGCAGCTTGGTTTTAACCTTGTTGGTTATGGCTGCACGACCTGCATTGGCAACTCGGGTCCAGTGGATGATGCAATTGCCGCGGTGGCCAATGATGTTGTGCTCTGCTCGGTCCTTTCAGGCAATCGTAACTTTGAGGGGCGTATCAATCCATCAGTGCGCGCTAACTACTTAGCTTCACCGCCCTTGGTCGTGGCTTATGCGATTGCTGGCAACATGGACTTTGATTTTCAAAAGGATGCGCTGGGTAAAGACTCTTCAGGAAACGATGTGTTTTTGAAAGACATTTGGCCGAGCAACAAAGAAGTGGCCGATACCGTTGGACGGACGCTCAAGGGCGAGATGTTTGAGAGACGCTATGCTCACGTTTTAAAGGGCGATACAGCCTGGCAAGCCATTCAGTCGAGTACAGGCGCGATGTTTGAGTGGCAAAGTGATTCCACTTACATACGCAAACCACCTTTCTTTGAGGACATGGAAAAAGGACAAGCGTTTACTGCGCCAGGGCCCATTAAAGGCGCACGCCTTTTGGCTCTGCTTGGCGACTCAGTCACCACCGACCACATATCACCTGCTGGCAGCATTGCAGCGGACAGTCCGGCGGCGCGTTATTTGGAAGAACATGGTGTTGCGCGCAAAGACTTCAACTCCTATGGCTCACGGCGTGGCAATCACGAAGTCATGATGCGCGGCACCTTCGCCAACATACGCTTGCGCAATCAACTTGCTCCTGGCACCGAAGGCGGCGTCACTCGCTTTGTGCCAAGCGGCGAGCAAATGAGTATTTTCGATGCGGCCATGCAATACCAAGCAAAAAACATTCCCTTGCTTATCATTGCTGGTAAAGAATACGGCACAGGCTCCTCGCGCGACTGGGCTGCCAAAGGCACCATGCTCCTTGGCGTCAAAGCTGTAATCGCCGAAAGCTATGAACGTATTCATCGCTCGAACCTCATCGGCATGGGTGTCTTGCCGCTCGAGTTCGTCGAAAAGCAAAACGCTGCATCCTTGGGCCTCACGGGCGAAGAGGAATACAGCATCGAGGGCATTGCCGCCGAAATCAAACCTGCCCAACGCCTCACGGTCCAAGCAGGCGACAAAAAGTTCGACGTCCGTGTCCGCATCGACACCCCACAAGAAGCCGAATACTACAAAAGCGGCGGCATCCTCCGCCACGTCCTGCGCCAACTCTAA
- a CDS encoding HAD family phosphatase: MKALTELPAQVCKQVHTVAFDVDDTVTQHGQLLAQSYAAIWSLRDAGLRLVAVTGRPLGWAQVFASLWPVDLAIGENGAGWFFRKADTLSNGFFLSESERKKERDLLEQVKQAVAKQLPDTQLSEDQPLRGCDLAFYIGEKVKLSHAQIEELAQTIRSVGAKAVHSTVHMHAFWGEYNKATGIVAAAKKVWNEKLEQTRNAWCFIGDSPNDQAAFAYFPHSIGVANVKRFAAELKSKPSYVTEQSHGEGFAEFAQLFLKKRKS, from the coding sequence ATGAAAGCATTGACTGAGCTTCCAGCACAAGTGTGTAAACAGGTCCATACCGTGGCTTTTGACGTGGATGATACCGTCACGCAACACGGACAGCTCCTTGCGCAAAGCTACGCCGCTATTTGGTCATTGCGGGACGCCGGATTGCGCCTCGTTGCCGTGACAGGAAGGCCTCTTGGCTGGGCTCAGGTCTTTGCCTCCCTGTGGCCTGTGGACCTTGCGATTGGGGAGAACGGTGCTGGCTGGTTTTTCCGCAAAGCAGACACCCTAAGCAATGGCTTTTTTCTATCTGAATCGGAAAGAAAAAAGGAACGCGATTTGCTCGAGCAGGTTAAACAAGCAGTCGCAAAACAACTTCCGGACACGCAGCTCAGCGAAGATCAACCACTGCGCGGCTGCGATCTTGCTTTTTACATCGGGGAGAAGGTGAAACTTAGCCATGCTCAAATCGAGGAGCTTGCGCAAACCATACGCTCCGTGGGCGCCAAAGCAGTCCACTCGACAGTGCACATGCATGCTTTTTGGGGCGAGTACAATAAAGCCACAGGCATCGTCGCAGCAGCTAAGAAAGTTTGGAATGAAAAGCTGGAGCAAACGCGCAATGCATGGTGCTTTATTGGTGACAGCCCAAACGATCAAGCCGCCTTCGCCTATTTTCCGCACAGCATCGGAGTCGCTAATGTAAAGCGCTTTGCAGCAGAGCTAAAAAGCAAGCCAAGCTATGTCACAGAGCAAAGTCATGGCGAAGGTTTTGCTGAGTTCGCACAACTGTTTTTGAAAAAAAGAAAGAGCTAA
- a CDS encoding class I SAM-dependent rRNA methyltransferase produces the protein MATIILRKKHVKPIWAGHPWVFSQAIAKTEGAPSDGEVVIAKDEEGNFLGQGFWSSRSALPLRILSRLPNETLDEAFFVKRLTAARALRKEQLGLPNSQTTGYRAVHSEGDGLGGLIVDIYDTVAVVQLLTIGMKQREDELFALIQKIFQVESVVERARTKTEHTEGFTATNRIVRGHAPSELRFKEHGIAYHVDLESSQKTGYYFDQRDTRKLLAGFTEGKRVLDAFCYLGSFGLCAAAAGAKEVLGIDSSSVILGQASQIAIENSLSDRLSYNRGDVRKTLLEFRKSKERFDVVVLDPPKLIPSPRHLNQGRTAYRRLNSAAFSVVQEGGLLLSCSCSASLRMSEFLKMLGLAAADAHKEATVLQLGYQSADHPAPAAFPDGRYLTWALMRVSKR, from the coding sequence ATGGCAACCATCATTTTACGAAAAAAACACGTCAAACCTATATGGGCCGGTCATCCATGGGTTTTTTCACAAGCCATCGCTAAAACCGAAGGCGCACCTTCGGACGGCGAGGTGGTCATCGCCAAAGATGAAGAAGGGAACTTTTTAGGCCAAGGTTTCTGGTCATCGCGCTCCGCTTTACCTCTGCGGATCTTAAGCCGCCTGCCCAACGAGACCCTTGATGAGGCCTTCTTTGTCAAGCGCCTGACAGCCGCACGTGCTCTTCGCAAGGAGCAGCTGGGGTTGCCCAACTCGCAAACCACAGGATACCGCGCTGTGCACTCTGAAGGCGATGGGCTAGGAGGTCTAATCGTCGATATCTACGATACGGTTGCCGTGGTTCAGTTGCTCACGATTGGTATGAAACAACGCGAAGATGAACTGTTCGCGCTCATCCAAAAAATCTTCCAAGTCGAAAGTGTGGTTGAACGAGCTCGCACTAAAACTGAACACACCGAAGGCTTTACGGCCACCAACCGCATAGTGCGAGGCCACGCGCCAAGCGAACTTCGCTTCAAGGAACATGGCATCGCCTATCATGTCGATTTAGAAAGCTCACAGAAGACGGGTTATTATTTTGACCAGCGCGACACGCGAAAACTCCTTGCAGGCTTTACAGAAGGCAAACGTGTCCTTGATGCCTTTTGCTACCTTGGATCCTTTGGTTTGTGCGCGGCCGCTGCAGGAGCCAAGGAAGTCCTGGGCATCGATAGCTCGAGTGTGATTCTGGGGCAGGCTTCCCAAATCGCCATAGAAAACTCCCTTTCAGACAGACTCAGTTACAATCGTGGTGACGTTCGTAAAACGCTTTTGGAGTTCCGAAAAAGCAAAGAGCGCTTTGATGTAGTCGTGCTCGATCCACCCAAACTCATCCCCTCCCCCCGACATCTGAATCAAGGCCGCACCGCCTATCGCAGACTTAACTCGGCCGCTTTTTCGGTTGTTCAAGAAGGCGGATTGCTTCTGAGTTGTTCGTGTTCGGCAAGTTTACGCATGTCAGAATTTCTCAAGATGCTCGGACTTGCTGCTGCTGATGCACACAAAGAAGCAACTGTCCTTCAACTAGGTTACCAGTCCGCCGATCATCCTGCTCCGGCGGCCTTCCCAGACGGTCGCTATTTAACCTGGGCGTTGATGCGTGTGAGCAAACGATGA
- a CDS encoding KamA family radical SAM protein, translating to MGKKGNLIELRSSTERKQASAASLPPEALMHKELVDGDFWRKIPAYRDLSESDFMNHLWQARHTITKPKALLEALQGIVSTEFLDDVREGFALAPMAVRVSPYLLSLVDWQDPYTDPLRRQFIPLRSERLADHPKLGLDTLAEQADSPVPGLTHRYPDKALFLVLDTCPVYCRFCTRSYTIGPDSEQVEKMSLKVNQTRWQGVFDYVSAHPELEDIVVSGGDMYNLKADQLRGIGEALLSIDHVLRIRFATKGPAVMPQKILSDDAWFSALADTVEFGRKRRKEVALHTHFNNPNEITAITKKALDRLFDHGVTVRNQAVLQRGVNDAVNVMKLLVKRLSYVNVHPYYVYQHDLVKGVEDLRTTVETAILLEKNIRGVTAGFNTPAFVVDAPGGGGKRNIHSFEHYDKVTGISVYTAPSVKPGQYFLYFDPLHLLPEAGQLRWRDPAEHSKMVQEALDKARANGQVR from the coding sequence ATGGGCAAAAAAGGTAATCTTATTGAACTGCGTAGCTCAACTGAGCGAAAACAAGCTTCTGCTGCGTCGCTTCCGCCGGAAGCTCTGATGCATAAAGAGCTGGTTGACGGCGACTTTTGGCGAAAAATCCCCGCCTATCGCGATCTGTCCGAGAGTGATTTTATGAATCATCTGTGGCAGGCGCGCCACACCATCACTAAACCCAAGGCACTGCTTGAGGCGCTTCAAGGCATCGTGAGTACGGAATTTCTCGATGACGTGCGTGAAGGTTTTGCGCTTGCGCCCATGGCCGTACGTGTTTCGCCTTATCTTTTAAGTTTGGTGGACTGGCAGGATCCGTACACCGATCCTTTGCGCCGCCAGTTCATTCCGCTTCGTTCGGAGCGATTGGCCGATCATCCAAAACTTGGACTTGATACCTTGGCCGAGCAAGCCGACTCACCGGTGCCGGGGCTTACGCACCGCTATCCGGACAAGGCTTTGTTTTTGGTGCTCGATACCTGTCCGGTGTATTGCCGGTTTTGCACGCGTTCGTATACAATCGGACCAGACAGCGAGCAAGTTGAAAAAATGAGCTTGAAGGTCAATCAAACGCGCTGGCAAGGCGTATTTGATTACGTCTCGGCGCATCCGGAGCTTGAAGATATCGTCGTCAGTGGTGGCGACATGTATAATCTCAAAGCAGATCAGTTAAGAGGCATTGGTGAAGCCTTGCTTAGCATTGATCATGTTCTTCGAATTCGTTTTGCGACAAAGGGCCCCGCTGTCATGCCGCAAAAAATTCTAAGTGACGATGCTTGGTTTAGTGCGCTGGCGGACACGGTCGAATTCGGCCGAAAGCGACGCAAGGAGGTTGCTCTTCACACGCACTTCAATAATCCAAACGAGATCACGGCGATTACAAAAAAGGCCTTGGATCGCTTATTCGATCACGGTGTGACCGTAAGAAATCAAGCGGTATTGCAACGTGGTGTAAACGATGCCGTCAACGTAATGAAGCTTCTTGTCAAACGGCTTAGCTACGTTAACGTTCACCCCTACTACGTCTATCAGCACGATTTAGTCAAAGGCGTTGAAGATTTGCGAACCACGGTTGAGACGGCCATCTTGCTTGAGAAAAACATTCGAGGCGTAACGGCGGGCTTCAATACGCCTGCTTTCGTGGTGGATGCGCCAGGCGGTGGCGGTAAACGAAACATTCATTCCTTTGAGCATTACGACAAAGTGACCGGCATTTCGGTCTACACGGCGCCATCCGTTAAGCCCGGTCAGTATTTTCTGTATTTTGATCCGCTCCATTTGTTACCGGAAGCCGGTCAGCTGCGCTGGCGAGACCCTGCGGAGCATTCCAAGATGGTGCAAGAAGCGCTCGATAAAGCGCGCGCCAATGGTCAGGTGCGTTAG
- a CDS encoding polyhydroxyalkanoate synthesis regulator DNA-binding domain-containing protein has translation MQDGAENGPSAKRIIKRYANRKLYDTRESRYITLAQVAEYVRKGEDIRIVDNKSKEDLTSMTLAQVIYYEEEKKGGDVRRDQAIGSLRSLIQSEGQRLVASIRDKAASKFSGVRPEAASDSTEDQRAKRSVIAYPKEIFEDVHKLVDERMRQLVASAISPVHQLQAEVKRLASRIEELEGHLKSVAEGRVKGSSEKAPELPEKGE, from the coding sequence ATGCAGGACGGGGCCGAAAATGGGCCAAGCGCTAAGCGCATCATAAAGCGCTACGCCAATCGCAAGTTGTACGATACTCGAGAAAGTCGTTACATCACCCTTGCGCAGGTGGCCGAGTACGTTCGCAAGGGCGAAGACATTCGTATCGTTGATAACAAAAGCAAAGAAGATCTGACGAGCATGACACTTGCTCAGGTTATCTATTACGAAGAAGAGAAAAAGGGTGGTGACGTACGAAGGGATCAAGCCATCGGCTCCCTGCGCTCACTGATCCAATCCGAAGGCCAGCGCTTGGTTGCGAGCATTCGTGACAAGGCAGCAAGCAAGTTTTCCGGAGTGCGACCTGAAGCGGCAAGCGACAGCACAGAAGATCAGCGCGCAAAACGCTCGGTGATCGCCTATCCAAAAGAGATCTTCGAAGACGTGCATAAACTCGTTGATGAGCGGATGCGGCAGTTGGTCGCAAGTGCAATTTCTCCAGTCCATCAGCTCCAAGCGGAAGTAAAACGACTTGCCAGTCGCATCGAAGAGCTAGAGGGGCACCTCAAATCCGTGGCCGAAGGTCGCGTCAAAGGCAGCTCGGAAAAAGCTCCTGAGTTGCCTGAAAAAGGGGAATAA
- a CDS encoding zf-HC2 domain-containing protein, whose product MNCDMVHRFVNAYVDGELGPTEQLSMEEHVRECSRCEHLVHAFKQQQHYTMVALGRVTMPQHLRSKLKKQLDEISHDDGMFSWALAFEGPWFRRWMLPSLAAVGMMFLFFAKHSVDPMVQQASMLGFPAAQDVQRLHSHRLPMDVDRAEGLTSYFRDKVPVPVHPIVFKEGGLIFSGARFATVAQRPAATLYYDRGGQRVTILVSENYPSRLKQRGGCACMVGKSTIFGREGAQCRYWSTMVWCTPLLEILALAPC is encoded by the coding sequence ATGAATTGCGACATGGTTCATCGCTTCGTAAACGCGTACGTTGATGGCGAACTCGGTCCAACTGAGCAACTTTCCATGGAAGAGCATGTGCGGGAATGCTCTCGGTGCGAGCATCTGGTTCATGCGTTCAAGCAGCAACAGCACTATACCATGGTGGCTCTTGGAAGAGTTACGATGCCTCAACACCTGCGGAGCAAACTAAAGAAGCAGCTGGATGAAATATCACACGACGATGGCATGTTTTCCTGGGCGTTGGCATTTGAAGGGCCATGGTTTAGGCGATGGATGCTGCCTTCTTTAGCTGCCGTTGGCATGATGTTTTTGTTTTTTGCAAAACATTCAGTGGATCCGATGGTGCAACAAGCTTCGATGCTTGGTTTTCCGGCTGCACAAGATGTGCAACGCTTGCACAGCCACCGTTTGCCTATGGACGTCGATCGAGCTGAAGGGCTTACGAGTTATTTTCGCGATAAGGTTCCTGTGCCAGTGCATCCGATTGTATTCAAGGAGGGTGGCCTTATCTTCTCTGGCGCACGTTTTGCGACGGTGGCTCAGAGGCCTGCGGCGACTTTGTACTACGACCGAGGTGGCCAGCGCGTTACGATCTTAGTTTCGGAGAACTATCCAAGCCGACTGAAACAGCGCGGCGGGTGCGCTTGCATGGTAGGGAAATCTACTATTTTCGGCAGGGAGGGCGCACAGTGTCGGTATTGGAGCACAATGGTGTGGTGTACACCTTTGCTGGAGATCTTAGCCCTCGCGCCATGTTAA
- a CDS encoding class I SAM-dependent methyltransferase, producing the protein MTSTQQEIEVGYDISNDFFKLWLDEQMHYTSGSYLTGNETLEQAQIQKCKILYDYAEMNPEKLVLDIGCGWGANLEYHVMRGTKRAHGITLSTEQLNELKSRKMPGVEAYLCDYKDYAPKEKYDALQSIEMIDHLCSPAQANKGMAVDLYREYFRKCAQWVKPGSYFGFQAILRNRVPRSRKDLEDLAFTDDVIFPGGLNPRLEELICAVNPYWEIVELRTQRESYGKTTGEWLARMKSHEKLIREKWGDQLFDDYERYLDTCVRAFDNHWSSDVQMKLRHIQS; encoded by the coding sequence ATGACGTCCACACAGCAAGAAATCGAAGTCGGTTACGATATTTCCAATGACTTTTTCAAGCTTTGGCTTGATGAGCAAATGCACTATACCTCGGGCAGTTACCTCACTGGTAATGAGACGCTTGAGCAAGCTCAGATCCAAAAGTGTAAAATCCTCTACGACTATGCCGAGATGAATCCAGAGAAACTGGTTCTTGATATTGGTTGTGGCTGGGGCGCGAATCTTGAGTATCACGTGATGCGCGGCACGAAACGTGCCCACGGTATTACCCTTTCAACCGAGCAGCTCAATGAACTCAAAAGCCGTAAAATGCCCGGTGTTGAAGCGTATCTTTGTGATTACAAAGACTATGCTCCCAAAGAAAAGTACGATGCTCTGCAGTCGATTGAAATGATCGATCACTTATGCTCGCCTGCTCAAGCCAACAAGGGCATGGCTGTGGACCTTTACCGCGAGTACTTCCGTAAATGCGCGCAATGGGTCAAGCCCGGATCGTATTTTGGTTTTCAAGCGATTTTGCGTAATCGTGTCCCTCGCTCACGCAAAGATCTTGAAGACTTGGCTTTTACGGATGATGTGATTTTCCCAGGGGGTCTAAATCCTCGACTTGAAGAGTTGATCTGTGCCGTGAATCCTTATTGGGAGATTGTTGAGCTACGCACACAACGCGAAAGTTATGGCAAAACCACTGGTGAGTGGCTGGCGCGCATGAAGTCACACGAAAAACTGATCCGTGAGAAATGGGGCGATCAGCTCTTTGATGACTACGAGCGTTACCTGGACACCTGTGTGCGTGCCTTTGACAATCACTGGTCAAGCGACGTGCAAATGAAGCTGCGCCATATCCAAAGCTAG